The Brassica napus cultivar Da-Ae chromosome C1, Da-Ae, whole genome shotgun sequence DNA segment CTGGGATGGACGGTGAAAAATCAGGAGGGTTCTCCCTGCTTTAAAGTAGCGGCACGTGACGTTGGATCTGCACTGATTGCAGAAGGTTTAGCACTGCGAGAAGCACTCTACTGCTGTAAGGAAAAAGGAATCAAGTGCGTCCTCTGTTTATCGGACTCAGCTCAGCTTGTGAAAGCGATCAACTTAGGCGAATCTTACCCAGAGCTATATGGGATTGTTTCTGATGTTTTAGAGATATCATGTTGTTTTGATGAATTGTCTTTCTCTTGGATATCGAGAGAGAGGAACAAAGAGGCTGATACTTTAGCCAAACAATGTCTGGTTGAGGAAGAAGCCTTTATGGATGGCACCTAACTTTCTGGATTGAATTAATACaagtttgtgtttcaaaaaaaaaaaaagacacattatgattttttattacaCTGCATAGCACTACAGAGGTAGTTTTCAATGGTTGAACACAagtttgattttcaaaaagcgAAACCAAAGGTGGGCAATTATGTAATTAGACCTGAGCTTTCTAGTTGGATTGATTAgggttttttgaaatttgaaaacaattggTTTGGTGGTTCCGGACGCGAATCTCATATGAGATTgagtttaattgttttttttctttacccgtgaaaataattgttttgtttctttactttttttatttccaGTAAAAATAAGAACGGAGAACTGAGAAGCCGGAGAAGCCGACAAACAAAATTTTCGGACGGAGAAGATGATGTCGTCTCAAAAGCGGAGAGCTTAAAAGGGCGAGGCTAAAGGTTAGATAGTTTCCTTCCTCCCAGTTTCATCGATTTGGATTTCGGATTGGGGATTAGAGTTTCAATTTATGGGTTTCGATTTTTCGAGTTTGATAAGATCCGCGACGTGAGGtgttagggtttcgatttgggGGCACGGTTCTAGATTTATGCAAAACTCCCATTACAGTTTTGatttgtagattagggtttcaaTTTAGGGGTGCGGTTCTAGATTTCCaagttttctaaattttttttttctggtttctgTTTGTTTTACAGAGATAGTGCAAACTGAAGAGGGAGCGGTGAATGAAGCAAAAGGTCAAAGCTTGTTTTTagttttgatgttttgatttGATGTTTTGACAAAACTGTGGTAGGATGTACACCAACACGTATGTACATATGATCAACCAGGAttttgtacatgtgtacaagCGTGTATATGTGTACATAATAAGTAATGTAGATATGAGTATTCTTGTTGATAGGTTGACATGTATATGTTGTGTTTGTTGGTGTAGGAGCCGGTACATATGAACAATATCCATGTGTACACCGATGTAATGATATTCACATGTACACAAAAATGTAAACCTTCCAACATATAGCAATACCAATCTACTTCAttgcaaatttatttattattttttaattaaatacttTTTACATTGAGAAcaatttaaaacattattataaactGGATCACATATTTCATTGATTGGGTGGATGGAAATTATTTAAACCAACCATCTGTATAGTGAGTGAATTAAGTGTACACAAGAGAATGTGTacatatgaaatattataaagaATGGTACATATGGACAATAGAAAAAGTATGTACATATGGACATTAGAGATCGAAAACTCGTGGATTGCAATAATAaccatatatatgtatttttatgacttcaaaaatttgattgctttatattaagaaaaagtgTGTTGGTAGTAGAAAGTGACATAAGTTCTAATAAATAAGTGGAAATAAGTTCTAATAAATAAGTGGAAATGTGATCAGCAATGTAAATGTTTCGTTAAATGAGAGAGGcaatttgataaataaataaaaaaatgagagGCAATTTCAGGTATTTTCCTAATAATTCAagatatatttagattttaaagattttACCCAAAGTTTTCGATTTAGCTCAACAAAATCCTTGCGCAGGAAAAAAGTTATAGCGACCCTTTTACTCTAAACTAAAagggtcttcttcttcttcttctccggtcATCTTCCTCAGGTCTTCCTTTTCACGGTATACCTCCGTTTCTGTTCTCTTTCTTATGAAAAGTTTGTGCTATAACATCTTATTTTGACTTCTGAAATGCTTTGATCGTCTCTGATCTCTTGGTACTTTGACTTCCGACAATTTTATTTCCGTTAAAAATGTTTGATCTTTTCATGTTCTGTATTAGATATTTTGAATCAGCTGCtcgaaattttttgtttttgtgggACTGATGTTGGCCGAACATGCATTCAGTGACGAAGAACGATCTGTGTATGAATAATGGATCATGATCATTTCGCCATAGATCATTAAAGTTTAATCCTTTGCTAGTTTTCGATCGGTTACATTCACTGATGTAATGATCCTCTGTGTTTTATTTCACCTGAGAAGATGGGCGTTGAGGTTCTACACTTCGGTGGATTTGAGGTTGTTCCGGCTCCTTTCGAGTGACCAACGGGAAAATGGACCAATGCAAAGGAGATAAAGTCTCCATCAAGTTTGGCTCACTCGGTGAACCGCCAAAGAAAGCCCaagagaacaacaacaacaacaacaacaacaacaacaatgtgTTGATCTCTGATGTACCTAAAGATGCAGCAGAAGAGTGGCCTgctgggaagcagatccactcTTTCTACTTTGTCAAGCACCGTCATTTCGACGACCCCAAGATCAAAGCAGAGCTTGAGAAGCTAAACAAGGCCCGTGCTGCAGTTTTCGACCAGTTGAAAGCTAAGAGGGTAAGAATTGGTTTGTATGTAGCGTTGACTCTTTGGTGATTTTGAATGATGTGGAAGTTTCTTTTTGATGCATTGGCGGAGAGATCAGAGTTATTCGACCTGTTGGACCCGTTGAAGGCCGAGCGTCAGGGGTTCAACACCAAGTTTGAGGAGAAAAGAAAGGAGATGGAACCGTTGCAGCAAGCTCTGGGAAAGCTAAGGGGCAATGATGGTGGTAGTGCACGTGGACCTGCTATCTGTTCTTCAGAAGAAGAGCTGAACAATATGGTAAACAACAATCTTTGTGTTCACTCATTTACTCATGAGACGCATTTTTATTTTACCGTTTTTTCATTTGGTTGGTGTTTGTGGGAGATGTAGATATACAGCTACCAATATCGGATTCAACACGAAAGCATTCCATTAACCGAGGAGAAGCAGCTTCTCAAAGAGATCAGGCTGCTTGAAGGGACAAGAGATAAGGTCATTGCTAATGAGGCTGTGAGAGCCAAAATCAAAGAATCTATGGGTCAGAAAGATGATATCCAAGGTCAAGTTAAGGTAAAGAGAAGCTAGTGTTCGTGTGCTCTTAGCTTCTCGCCAGTTTAAGTCtgttgaaattgtttttatatgtgATGCTTCTTTGTAGTTAATGGGTGCTGGCTTGGATGGAGTGAAGAAGGAGAGGCAAGCAGTTTCAGCGAGGATTAATCAGCTGAGTGAGAAGGTGAAAGCAACCAAAGATGAGATTCAGGTCCTGGAGAATGAGCTGAAGACTGCGAGTGAAAAGAGGGACAAAGTTTATTCAAACATTCGTGAGATTAGGAAGCAACGTGATGAGATGGTACAAAGACAATTTACTTTTTGCGCATGTTTCATCACATGATTTGTGcaaaaactgatttttttttgttcatttagaATTCAGGGTTTTACCAAGGCCGTAATGTGTTGAACAAAGCTAGAGACTTGGCTGCACAAAAGAACATAGACGAGCTTGAGGCCCTCGCCAATGCCGAGGTTGAGAAATTCGTGTCCCTCTGGTGCAGTAAGAAGAATTTCAGAGAAGATTATGAGAAGAGAATCTTGGCGTCGCTTGATGCTAGGCAGCTGAGCCGAGATGGCAGGATGAGGAACCCTGAGGAGAAGGCTCTGGTTACTCCAGAGGCACCACCAGTAGCAAAGGTCCCTAAAGCTATGGCAAAGCAGCAGCCAGAGGAGGAACCAGTTTCTGCACCTGAATCAGATGCTGCTCATGTTGCTCAGAAGACTGAGAAAGCTAAAAATGCATTGAAGGTAAAGAATGctgttgttgatgatgatgaagatgaattaTATGGTCTTGGAAAGCcgcagaaagaagaagagaaaaagattgaTGAAGCAACGGTGAGAGAGATGAGAAAGCAAGAGGAGATTGCTAAAGCCAAGCTAGCCATGGAAAGGAAAAAGAAGCAGGCAGAGAAAGCTGCCGCTAAAGCTGCGAAAAGAGCTCAAATGGAAGCTggcaagagagagaaaaaggcaATTTCTGTTCTTTCTCTTTGCTCTTTGCGTTTCTTCTTTCCATTCTAATAATTTTCCATCTCTTTGTGTGTTGCAGGAGCGAGAGAAGAAAGCCAAGAAGAGCTTTGGCGCCGAGGTCTGAGGAAGTTCCAGATGCTGAGAAGGAGGAGATTGAAGCTGAAGTGGAGGAGAAACCACAGAAGGAAAAAGCCGTAAAGGAGAAACCAATAAGGAACAGAATCCGCAGTAGAGGAGGACCAGAAACACTCCCAAGAGCAATCCTCAAGCGTAAGATAGTCAACTAATTACTGGCTTTGGGCTGCTCCAGCTGCTCTTGTGGTACTGATGCTTCTTGTCTTGGGTTACTACTACGCTCTCTAGAACAAACGTAGTGATCAAGCGATGCTGCGTTGTTGTAGTTTGGGACCTTTCAAAGCTTTCTTTTGAGGATGAGACTCTAAAGCTTATGCCTCATTTACATACAAGCAGACTCTCGTCCCTTTAGAAGTACTTTTACTTTCTCACTTTGTTCTTCTCTCCTGTTGTTGAGGCTTTAACTTTGAAGAAAGAAAACAGTTTTTGTTACATTTTATAGCTGTGACAATGTTCCTAGAAAATCACAATTCTACATAAGTGCAATTAGTAAGTCGAAAATGTAACTTAAGATCCTTGAGATACTACATGATACAACTCTTTCGACTACGAAAGATATACATTAGCCTTACTTTTTCAGACATTATATTCCttttgctctctctctccaagccttttgcttcttcttccacCTTTGGAGAGCAGTCTTCCCACACTTCCATTTTTTACTCCGAAACCGTTCTCTCCCTTTTAGCCAATCGCTATAATCCTTCCCGGGCTCGCACACTATGAAATCTGCCAGGTCCTCCACGTCGCTGCTTTTCATGTCGCCTTTTTCGCCCAATAACCACAGATATTTCTCCCCATTGCAGCTTTTCTCTTCCACACCAACTCCTGAATCCGAACCATTCTCTGCATCTTTAGCTCCAGACAGCTTCCTGCACAATCATGGAGGTTACGTGTAGTCCCGTAAGCGATCTTATAAATGTGGTTATCAACCCCACGAAAGTTTAAAAGAAGTTTTTCGGTACCTACCCCAAGTACAAAGTTCGGGTTTTTTGGAACTTCAAAGCAATTGCCTCGCTCAGTTTCCTATCTACTGCAGTCTGTACCATATAACCACTGAGTCATTTAGAAAAAGCGCAGAAATTTAGAGTTTTGTGCAAAGAGTTATTAGTTTGTTACCTCTTCAGCTTCACCAGAAGCTTCCAAGTCTTTGGATGGTATGGAAGGTGACGGACTTTCTGAGTGCACAAGTGATTCCAAGTCACCCCCTTCCAGGATAAATAAATACAGAGATACCACCAACCCAAAAATGGAGCCCTTCATCAGAAAGTCAAGCTTAAGTGCAAAGCTTACGGACAGTAAGCCAGAAAAATGCATAAGCATCCATTTAGATTTCAAATGTACATGAGGATGAGATTCCATTCTATCGTGGAGGAAACTTTGGCCGGGTAAGTGAACACTGAACTTTTCAAAACGTTGAACAACATCCATCATGGATTTGTATTCCTTGCAAGATCGAACATCTCCAACGTCTTTAGATCGATGCTGGAGAACCCGGATGACTTGCAATGTCGAACAGCTCATCAACTTTAGTATGGATGCAAGCAGATATAGATCTTCGACACTAGATGCGCTGTACTTTTGCAACACGGAGTCCATGACATCATCAGAACTAGCTCTAAGTATCTCGCAACCAAGAACTGATAAGATCTGTGACAACGTATTTTCTGAGTAGGAGCTATCAAATACACTTAGGGTTTCCTTTGCGTATGCTACAGAACACGCTACCAACTCATCATTTTCTCTCCTGGCATTGCTACTGTGATATGAGCCCCATGAATCCTTTAGCTTCACTGTAACCTCGTTAACTTTCTCCAGTGTTGAGGGCAAAAGAAGATGAGTTGTTCTCATCCGAGAACTACTCGTCGAAACACCAAACTTCCCAGATGGGTCATTCTCATCCTTACACGTGTACCGTGTGTACAGAACAACAGACTTATCAAATGCATCGATGCATCTATCAAAAAGCTGAAGGTCTAATCCTTTAACACAACAAA contains these protein-coding regions:
- the BNAC01G20110D gene encoding uncharacterized protein BNAC01G20110D, with protein sequence MVAKRNSKKLRPSKISDPDTLFRSLASSVASAAQVSKQPILKNLLCILGKLSSTQPINWDSVNVASHYWNLKSSGESVSFVDVCSLSDVLFTELDRSFKCMFSTLSKESCYTFASGEESIELAILYLRCCMRIITLLLPGHDMALEKAKALLSILSGLISATYEGTSSSDETRRTFLCTGLEVFIDEVLVNKSIRDLLFRVDPAFSSCILFSKHDMAGVVEMVSAHFILSVSDEKLNEMYVERLYWKQVSPVRPPQLTMSAATSLLLAPAMFSAPRMIHAYVVLLVSDAIGICCVKGLDLQLFDRCIDAFDKSVVLYTRYTCKDENDPSGKFGVSTSSSRMRTTHLLLPSTLEKVNEVTVKLKDSWGSYHSSNARRENDELVACSVAYAKETLSVFDSSYSENTLSQILSVLGCEILRASSDDVMDSVLQKYSASSVEDLYLLASILKLMSCSTLQVIRVLQHRSKDVGDVRSCKEYKSMMDVVQRFEKFSVHLPGQSFLHDRMESHPHVHLKSKWMLMHFSGLLSVSFALKLDFLMKGSIFGLVVSLYLFILEGGDLESLVHSESPSPSIPSKDLEASGEAEETAVDRKLSEAIALKFQKTRTLYLGKLSGAKDAENGSDSGVGVEEKSCNGEKYLWLLGEKGDMKSSDVEDLADFIVCEPGKDYSDWLKGRERFRSKKWKCGKTALQRWKKKQKAWRERAKGI